The sequence below is a genomic window from Syntrophales bacterium.
ACCTTCTGGAAGACCTGAAATGGCTCTCCTTAGACTGGGATGAAGGACCGGAAAAGGACGGGCCGGTGGGACCGTATCATCAGATGGCAAGGCTCGATATTTATGATTTCTACCTGAAGAAACTGATCAAGGGAGGGAATGTTTACCCCTGTTACTGCACGGAAGAAGAACTGGAGGCAGAGCGGGTCGGTCTCCTTTCCCGGAAGATGACACCAAGATATACTGGAAAATGCAGGCACCTAACGGATGAGACTAAAAGAAAACTTGAAGGGGAGGGGAGAAGGCCAGCTTTTCGTTTCCACGTAGGAGAGGGTGGAATTGAGTTCAACGATCTGATCCGGGGGAAGATGAGATTTAATTGTGCCGATATTGGCGACTTCATTATCGTCCGTTCCAACGGGGTTCCCGCCTATAACTTTGCTGTCGTCATTGACGATCACCTCATGAAAATAACCCATGTCATCAGGGGAGAGGATCACCTTACCAATACGGCTATGCAGTTGATTCTCTATAAAACCTTCGGTTTTACTTTCCCTTCTTTTGCCCACCATTCTCTGATCCGGGGAAAAGACCATACAAAGTTGAGTAAGCGCCACGGAACTGTTTCTGTCAGGGGGTTCAGAAACAGGGGTATCCTGCCGGAGACCCTGTTGAACTATCTTTACCTGTTAGGAAGTTCCACAGGGAAAAACAGGGAGGTCTATTCTCTTGCAGAGATTATCAGAGATTTTTCCCTCGCGGGGACGGGTAAAGGTGGTGCCATTTTTGATGAGGACAAACTGAAGTGGCTCAACGGCATCTATATCCGGCAATATGAACTCCAAAAGCTAACAGAACGGTTGGCGCCATTTATTGAAAAGGCAGGATATGATTATGACGCTATTGAGGGTGAGTGGCTTTATCAGGTTGTTGAGGCCGTGAGGGGTAATCTCGTTACCCTGTCCGAAGTTGGAGATTACCTGGATATGTTTTCTGACGAGAGGTATCATTTTTCAGAGGAGGCGGTGGAGCTCCTCCGGGGAAACGATGCTGTAATAGTAGTGGATGCCCTTCGTGAGGCACTGAAGCAGAAAACCGATGAAAATTCCTATCACGATGTGATTGCCGCCGTACGTGAAAAGACCGGTTTTAAGGGAAAGAAACTGCTTATGCCTATAAGGGTTGCGATAACCGGCAGACTGTCGGGACCGGAGCTTGAGAAAGTCTTTGCCATTCTGGGAAAGGCATCCATGATAAAGAGAGTGGAAAAGGTGTTGGCTGAGAATCCAGGATGGAAAGAAGAGCATTAAGTTTTCGTCTTGACCTGTATGTCCTGTTGTGATATTCAGCCCCCTAGTTAATTTAAGCGAGACCTTTGAAAATTGTCTTCACAAGGGCTCAAAATCTTTTTTCGACCATTCTAACGCCAATTTTTAGTCTCGCAAAGCTCTCTAAGCATCTTAGTCGGTAGCTACACGTCCGTGAGGGGAATTTCACATCAAATGACAAGGAGAAACTATGAAATTTATAGATGAAATAGACATCAGAGGAAAGAGGGTCCTGTTTAGATTTGATTTCAATGTTCCCTTAGTTCCCTTAGACGGTAGTTTTAATATCGTTGATGATACGAGGATCAGGGCCGTCCTTCCCACGCTTAATTATGCCCTCGATAAGGGAGCAAAAGTCATCATTATCTCCCATCTCGGGAGACCCAAGGGGAGGGTTGTGCCTGAACTTAGCCTTGCCCCCGTCACGATAAGGTTGTCCCGGCTTTTAGGGCTTTTAGATAAACAGGTACAGATGGCCGGAGATTGTATCGGTGACGAAGTAAGGAAACTGATCGCAGACATGAAACCGAGGTGTATTGTTCTCCTTGAGAACCTGAGGTTTCATCCGGAGGAGGAAGCTAATGCCGATGAGTTTGCCAGGGAACTGGCCAGTTTGGCAGATGTCTACATTGATGATGCCTTTGGAAATGCCCACAGGAGGCATGCATCAAACGTTGGCATCACAAAGTTCATGAAGGTCTGTGGCGCCGGTTTTCTGATAAAGAAGGAGTTGAACTTCTTTAAAAAGGCGCTGGACAGTCCGGCTCGACCTTTTGTGGCAATTATTGGCGGTTCGAAAGTTTCCGGTAAACTTGAAGCCCTGACTAATCTCATTAAAAAGGTTGATAAGATGATTATCGGCGGAGGGATGGCTTTTACCTTCCTGAAAGCGCAGGGGTATGAGATTGGTAAGTCCCTCGTGGAAGATGATCTGGTGGCCAAGGCCCGGGAGCTGATGGAAACGGCAGGGAAACTGGGTATAAAATTATATCTGCCCGTTGATTGTGTTATCGCTGAGAATAAGAGTGCCCAAGCGGAGACGAAGATAGTGCCTATACAGGAGATTAATCCCAACTGGATGGGCCTCGATATCGGTCCCGCCACTATTGCCCTCTTTACAGAGGCGTTAAATAATACCAAAACCATCGTCTGGAATGGTCCGATGGGGGTGTTTGAAATTGACGCATTCAGCAGAGGGACATCGGCGCTGACTCACAGTGTGGCAAATTCGTATGCCGTTACTATTGTCGGGGGGGGAGATACTGATGTGGCGATTCATGAGGCGGGCGAGACTGATAAGATCACTTATATTTCCACGGGAGGCGGGGCCTTCCTCGAACTGTTGGGGGGTAAAGCGCTCCCGGCGATTGAGGCCCTCGAGCATTGTGATGACACAAANNNNNNNNNNNNNNNNNNNNNNNNNNNNNNNNNNNNNNNNNNNNNNNNNNNNNNNNNNNNNNNNNNNNNNNNNNNNNNNNNNNNNNNNNNNNNNNNNNNNAGGATGAGGGCGTTGTGACACGCAACCTGAAGATGATCGTGGAGTACAACGGAGGCGGCTATCATGGATGGCAACGTCAGAACGATACCATGACCGTTCAGCAGGTCCTTGAAGAGACCATCGGCATCATCACCCGAGAAGAGATCAAGGTCATTGGTGCGGGAAGAACCGATGCAGGTGTCCACGCCATAAATCAGGTAGCCAATTTCAAGACGGGATCAAAAATCGAAGAGACAAAACTTCTCCAGGGTATCAACAGCCTTCTGCCGAAGGATGTGGTGGTTAAACATCTTGTAGAGGTAGAAGAGACCTTCCACGCCCGCCACGATGCCAGGAGTAAGGTATATCTCTATCAAATATACAACAGACCGGTTCGGTCGGTTGTATACAGAGATTATGCCTGGTTTATCCGAGAATCACTCGCTATAGACAGGATGAGGGCGGCGTTACTTCTTCTTAAGGGAACTCATGATTTTTCATCTTTTAGTGCCGCCGATAAGGAGATAAAGAATCATGTCAGAACGGTCATGGATGTTGATGTTAAGGTGGCCAGATGTGGTATGGTAAAAATTTATATAGAAGCCAATGGGTTCTTAAGGTATATGGTAAGAAATATAGTCGGTACGCTGGTTGATGTGGGTAAGGGGAGGTGGTTACCGACCGAATTTATGTGTCTCATAGAAGCGAAGGATAGGAGACGGGCAGGTGTGACGGCGCCACCTCAGGGACTGTTTTTAATGGAAGTGAAATACTGATTTTTTAGGGGAGCATTACCGGTGAGGATTCTGATATTAGGACATGCGGGTATGCTGGGCAGTGATCTTTTCCTAAGGCTCAGCGCCAGCCATGATGTAACAGGCAAGGACATAGATGATTTCGATATTACCTCAGCAGTTGCCTGCCATGATGTCATTTCAGAAGCGAGGCCGGAGATTGTTATTAATGCGGCTGCCTACACCGATGTAGATGGCTGTGAATCAAATAGACAGAGGTGCTTTTCGGTTAACGCCAATGGGGTTAAGAACGTTGTGCTCGCCTGCAAGGGTATAAAAGTCGTGCACTTCAGTACAGACTATGTCTTTGATGGACAAAAAGGAATACCCTATCAGGAAGATGATTTGTGCCATCCTGTCAATACCTATGGCCAGTCCAAGCTCGAGGGGGAATTGTTTCTTAAGGCATTCTCGCACAACTTTCTCCTCATACGGACGGCCTGGCTCTACGGAATAAATGGCAGGAACTTTGTTAAGACCATTGCGGAGGCGGCCAAAACATCAAAGACGATTGACGTGGTTGACGATCAGATTGGTTCACCGACCTATACATGGGATCTGGCTGCTGCCGTTCAACAGCTTATCGAGGGTCATCACACCGGGGTTTTTCATGTGACCAACATGGGATGCTGTAGCTGGTATGAATTTGCCGTGAAGATATTGGAGTGTATAAGCAGGAAGGATGTTGAAGTAAGACCAATAAAGTCAGACCAACTGACAAGACCGGCGAGCCGTCCCTCGTGTAGTGTCCTTAGCTGCGAAAAGTTTCAAAAAGTAACGGGAAAAGCCATGAGACACTGGCAGATTGCCTTGTGTGACTATATCAGCAGGGTATCAGAGGTAGAACCCCATCCACATTATATTAACCTTGACACTTCGCACTAATTTCAGTACATCTACTACTGCATAAAAAACTTTTAAGATTTACCGAATTGTTAGCGAATAATTATTGATTAAATGATAATTCTTCCTTAATCATAATCAAAGCTGTGGTAAAAACACTATGAGGTCAGAAATGAAGAGAACGGTCTTTTTGATGATGGTAATTGGCGCGGTTTTTTTGTGCGGCATCGCTCTGGCTCAGCATAAGATTCTATCAGAGGGGATGGCAACCATTCATAGTAATTTAGTGGATATTGCCAGAGATAAAGCCATTGACAATGCCCAGCGTAATGCAGTGGAAAAAGCCGTGGGCGTTATGGTTACAAGTAGTACAGAGGTCGAAAATTTCCAGTTAAAGCTGGATCGGATTCTTTCTGAGTCCAGAGGTTTTATCAATACTTACAGGATTATCTCGGAAAAGAGAGAGGGTGATACGTATCAGGTGACTATTGAAGCCAACGTGGGAATGGGTAAGCTGAAAGAGCGCATAGAGGCTATCAATATTATTATGACGAGAAAGTCCAAGCCGCGCCTGATGATTATTTTCAGTGGGCAGGCCCAGAAGGATGCCATTGCTGAGGCGGCCATGACCAGATATTTTATAGCTAAAGGATTTAAGCTCGTTGATGCTAAAATTGTCAGAAAAAACAGGGAATACGAACACCTCCAAACCCTTACCGAGGATCAGAAGATGCTTGCTAAGGTAGGCCATTATTACGGTGCAGAGGTCGTGATTATCGGCAGCGTTGATGCCACATGCAATTCCTTTACGGTGGAGAATATTGAAGTATACTCAAACAAGGTTACTGTATCTATTAAGCTAATAAATGCTGATACGGGAGAGATAATCGCGACGGATAGTGAAAGCGGGTCGGCACCGGGTACAAAGGGCGACATTAAACTGATAACTGAAGAAGCATCTGTAAAGCTGGCCAAGAAAATGATGGAAGAGACTCTGGAGCGCTGGTCTTCTGAATTAACAAATACAGTTACAGTCAAATTGTTGGTGTCGGGCTTGGATTCTTACCAGGATCTGATGCGGTTCAAGTATCTTCTATCCATGGAAGTAAAGGGGTTCAAGGAAGTGTACCAGCGTTCTTATGTTCAGGGACAGGTTGAGTTGGACCTGGAGATTGAGGGAAATACTCAGGGCTTAGCCGATGATATCGCCGCAATTACCATAAATGATAGAAAAGTTAAGATATTAAAGATAACTCAGAACAAGATTGAAGCAATGCTTTTACCCTGACTGGTGCAATACCTTGAATCCAACTTACACTGAAGGCTGGCCGCTTTGCCAAAAATTTAAAATATTGAGGGAGGTAATAATGATTGAGCTAAAAAATTGTCGGGTGATTCTAATCGGTTTATTTATCCTGATCTTTCTTTCTGGCTGTGCCGTAAGTGAAAGTTACAAAACTGGAATAGAATTGAGTCAGGCAAACCGCTGGGATGAAGCCATAGGTTTTTTTGAGCAGGCATTAG
It includes:
- the gltX gene encoding glutamate--tRNA ligase yields the protein LLEDLKWLSLDWDEGPEKDGPVGPYHQMARLDIYDFYLKKLIKGGNVYPCYCTEEELEAERVGLLSRKMTPRYTGKCRHLTDETKRKLEGEGRRPAFRFHVGEGGIEFNDLIRGKMRFNCADIGDFIIVRSNGVPAYNFAVVIDDHLMKITHVIRGEDHLTNTAMQLILYKTFGFTFPSFAHHSLIRGKDHTKLSKRHGTVSVRGFRNRGILPETLLNYLYLLGSSTGKNREVYSLAEIIRDFSLAGTGKGGAIFDEDKLKWLNGIYIRQYELQKLTERLAPFIEKAGYDYDAIEGEWLYQVVEAVRGNLVTLSEVGDYLDMFSDERYHFSEEAVELLRGNDAVIVVDALREALKQKTDENSYHDVIAAVREKTGFKGKKLLMPIRVAITGRLSGPELEKVFAILGKASMIKRVEKVLAENPGWKEEH
- a CDS encoding phosphoglycerate kinase — its product is MKFIDEIDIRGKRVLFRFDFNVPLVPLDGSFNIVDDTRIRAVLPTLNYALDKGAKVIIISHLGRPKGRVVPELSLAPVTIRLSRLLGLLDKQVQMAGDCIGDEVRKLIADMKPRCIVLLENLRFHPEEEANADEFARELASLADVYIDDAFGNAHRRHASNVGITKFMKVCGAGFLIKKELNFFKKALDSPARPFVAIIGGSKVSGKLEALTNLIKKVDKMIIGGGMAFTFLKAQGYEIGKSLVEDDLVAKARELMETAGKLGIKLYLPVDCVIAENKSAQAETKIVPIQEINPNWMGLDIGPATIALFTEALNNTKTIVWNGPMGVFEIDAFSRGTSALTHSVANSYAVTIVGGGDTDVAIHEAGETDKITYISTGGGAFLELLGGKALPAIEALEHCDDT
- the truA gene encoding tRNA pseudouridine(38-40) synthase TruA — translated: DEGVVTRNLKMIVEYNGGGYHGWQRQNDTMTVQQVLEETIGIITREEIKVIGAGRTDAGVHAINQVANFKTGSKIEETKLLQGINSLLPKDVVVKHLVEVEETFHARHDARSKVYLYQIYNRPVRSVVYRDYAWFIRESLAIDRMRAALLLLKGTHDFSSFSAADKEIKNHVRTVMDVDVKVARCGMVKIYIEANGFLRYMVRNIVGTLVDVGKGRWLPTEFMCLIEAKDRRRAGVTAPPQGLFLMEVKY
- the rfbD gene encoding dTDP-4-dehydrorhamnose reductase, which codes for MRILILGHAGMLGSDLFLRLSASHDVTGKDIDDFDITSAVACHDVISEARPEIVINAAAYTDVDGCESNRQRCFSVNANGVKNVVLACKGIKVVHFSTDYVFDGQKGIPYQEDDLCHPVNTYGQSKLEGELFLKAFSHNFLLIRTAWLYGINGRNFVKTIAEAAKTSKTIDVVDDQIGSPTYTWDLAAAVQQLIEGHHTGVFHVTNMGCCSWYEFAVKILECISRKDVEVRPIKSDQLTRPASRPSCSVLSCEKFQKVTGKAMRHWQIALCDYISRVSEVEPHPHYINLDTSH
- a CDS encoding flagellar assembly protein T N-terminal domain-containing protein encodes the protein MKRTVFLMMVIGAVFLCGIALAQHKILSEGMATIHSNLVDIARDKAIDNAQRNAVEKAVGVMVTSSTEVENFQLKLDRILSESRGFINTYRIISEKREGDTYQVTIEANVGMGKLKERIEAINIIMTRKSKPRLMIIFSGQAQKDAIAEAAMTRYFIAKGFKLVDAKIVRKNREYEHLQTLTEDQKMLAKVGHYYGAEVVIIGSVDATCNSFTVENIEVYSNKVTVSIKLINADTGEIIATDSESGSAPGTKGDIKLITEEASVKLAKKMMEETLERWSSELTNTVTVKLLVSGLDSYQDLMRFKYLLSMEVKGFKEVYQRSYVQGQVELDLEIEGNTQGLADDIAAITINDRKVKILKITQNKIEAMLLP